ACTAACGGATTCGTGACATCGCAAGCAACCTCAATCCGGCAGGCTGTCAGACGCTTATCCAGACCGCTTAAATCAATATGCGCCAGATTTTCCAGCACCTCTCCGCCCTGGCCGATAGCCTGCTCTTTTGCATCCAGCAGTTTCGCCCCCAGCGCTTGTACCATCCCCGCCCCGCCGTCATTGGTTGCACTGCCGCCAATACCAATGATGATATGTTTAACGCCCGCATCCAGCGCATGGCGGATGAGTTCACCGGTTCCCCAGGAGGTTGTTTTTAACGGGTTTCGCTGCGAAGGGGGGACCAGTTCCAGGCCACTCGCGGCGGCCATTTCAATAAAGGCGCTTTGTTCATCGCCAGATAGCCCATAAAAACCATCAACACGCTCACCCAGCGGTCCCGTAACCGGAACATGGATAATTCGCCCATGCGTTGCGGCAACCATCGCTTCCACCGTACCTTCACCACCATCGGCAACCGGCAATTTAACGTAATCCGCCGATGGGAAGACTTCGCGAAACCCCTGCTCTATCGCTGTCGCCACCTCAAGCGCACTCAAACTTTCCTTATATGAGTCCGGTGCGATAACAATTTTCATAAGCCATCCTTACGCATGTTAACTACGTTAAGCATACACCCGCCCAGCTTGCGAAAATGCCGATTCCCGCAGGAACCGGCAATACACTTAACGCACCATGCAAGGGCGTTTGTTATTAAAGGTCCAGTTCGGGATCAAATACTGCATTGCCATTGCATCGTCGCGCGCTCCCAGGCCGTGTTTCTGATACAACTCATGCGCTTTCATGACCTGATCCATATCCAGCTCAACACCCAGTCCTGGAGCGGCCGGAACCTGCACCATGCCGCCTTTGATTTCAAACGGCTGTTTGGTCAGACGCTGGTTGCCCTCCTGCCAGATCCAGTGGGTATCGATAGCGGTAATGTTGCCAGGTGCAGCAGCAGCGACATGGGTGAACATCGCCAGAGAAATATCGAAGTGGTTATTCGAGTGAGAACCCCAGGTCAGGCCAAACTCATGACACATCTGCGCCACGCGAACCGAGCCCTGCATCGTCCAGAAATGTGGGTCAGCCAGCGGAATATCAACAGACTGCAGAGACAACGTATGGCCCATCTGACGCCAGTCGGTAGCAATCATATTAGTGGCCGTTGGCAAGCCAGTCGCGCGACGGAATTCCGCCATCACTTCACGCCCGGAGAACCCTTGCTCCGCCCCACACGGATCTTCCGCATAAGCCAGCACGCCTTTTAGCTGTTTGCCAATTTTAATCGCTTCGTCAAGCGACCACGCTCCGTTTGGATCCAGCGTGACACGCGCCTGCGGGAAACGTTTTGCCAGCGCAGAAATCGCTTCGGCTTCCTCAGCCCCCGCCAGCACTCCCCCCTTCAATTTAAAATCATTAAAGCCGTATTTTTCATAAGCGGCTTCCGCCAGGCGCACAACGGCATCCGGCGTCATCGCCTCTTCATGGCGCAGACGATACCAGTCGCACTGTTCATCAGGCTGGCTTTGATACGACAGCGGCGTCAGTTTGCGGTTGCCCACAAAGAACAGGTATCCCAACATTTCGACTTCGCTACGCTGCTGACCTTCCCCCAGCAGCGACGCCACGTTAACGCCCAGATGTTGGCCTAAGAGATCCAGCATTGCCGCTTCAATGCCTGTCACGACGTGAATCGTGGTGCGCAGGTCAAAAGTCTGCAAGCCACGCCCACCGGCATCGCGGTCAGCGAAGTTACTGCGCACGCTATTCAGGATGTTTTTATATTCACCCAGCGTTTTGCCAACAACGAATGGAATAGCCTCTTCCAGCGTGTTGCGGATCTTCTCGCCGCCCGGGATTTCACCCACACCGGTATGCCCGGAGTTGTCCTTAATAATGACAATATTACGGGTAAAGAAGGGGGCATGTGCGCCACTCAGGTTCATCAACATGCTGTCATAACCTGCAACCGGAATGATCTGCATGGAAGTAACAACAGGTGTAGAAAATGTGTTCATCGTGCAATCCTTTTATCAGTGACGTCCAAAAACAGGGCGTTTACGGTCAAATGTCCAGCCGGGAATGAGATACTGCATCGGGCCTGCGTCATTACGCGCACCACCTGGCAGCTTTTTATATGCCTCATGCGCTTTATGGACCTGATCCCAGTCAAGCTCCACACCCAGCCCAGGTGCATCGGGTACGGCGATTTTGCCGTTTTTTATCTCCAGAGGATTTTTCGTCAGACGGGCTTCCCCTTCCTGCCAGATCCAGTGTGTATCAATGGCGGTCGGTGTTCCTGGCGCAGCGGCCCCAACATGAGTGAACATCGCCAGCGAAATGTCGAAGTGGTTATTGGAGTGGCAACCCCAGGTCAGCCCCCAGTCATCGCAAAGCTGCGCGACACGCACTGCGCCGGAAAGCGTCCAGAAATGCGGGTCGGCCAGCGGGATATCCACAGCGTTGAGCATCACCGCATGACCCATTTCGCGCCAGTTGGTGGCGATCATATTGGTCGCCACTGGCAACCCGGTCGCCCGACGAAATTCCGCCATCACTTCCCGTCCGGAGAAGCCCTGCTCTGCACCACAGGGATCTTCCGCGTAAGTCAGCACATCGCCCAGTCCTTTACACAAGGCAATAGCCTCATCCAGCAACCATGCACCATTGGGATCGACGGTGATGCGCGCATCAGGAAAACGTTTTTTCAACGCGCGCGCACTTTCGATCTCTTGTTCGCCTGGCAACACGCCGCCTTTCAGCTTGAAATCTTTAAAACCGTAGCGATCCTGCGCAGCTTCCGCCAGCCGAACGACCGCCTCGCTGGAGAGCGCCTCCTGATGGCGCAGCTGATACCATTCGTGATGGCCTGGCGAGCGTTCAAGATAAGGCAGATCGGTTTTGTTACGGTCGCCGAGGTAGAACAGATAACCCAGAACCGTTACCGCATCGCGCTGTTTACCGGGCCCCAGCAGTTCGCACACCGGCACATTCAGAGCCTTACCCAGTAAATCGAGTAACGCAGCTTCCAGCGCCGCAACGGCATTCACGCGCAGTTCAAATGTCCAGGCACCTTTGCCAAAAGTATCAAAGTCAGCTGACTGGTTGCCTTTGTGCACCCGCTGAACCACTTTATTCAGGCGAGCCACTTCCTGGCCCACAACCAGTGGAATAGCATCCACCAGCGTCTGGTAAATCACCTCTCCGCCAGGCGCTTCACCTACGCCCGTGTTTCCGGCGTTGTCGGTAAGTACCACAATATTACGGGTGAACCAGGCGTTATGTGCCCCGCCAATGTTGAGTAGCATACTGTCTTGCCCGGCTACCGGGATGACCTGCATCTCAACGATCACGGGACTTGATTGCGTCGTCATCATCAGCGCTCCATCACAGGTTTGAGTTCGATACGTTTAATATCACCCACCAGAACCAGGTAGCTCAGTACTGCCACGAGGGCATGAACTCCCACATAAATCAGTGCGCCGTTAAACGATCCGGTTGTACCCACGATGTAGCCGATGGCTATTGGCGTGACAATGCCGGAGATGTTACCGAACATATTGAACAACCCGCCGCTCAGGCCACTGATCTCTTTTGGCGCGGTATCTGCCATCACCGCCCAGCCCAGTGCGCCAATGCCTTTGCCAAAGAAGGCCATCGCCATAAAGCCGATGATCATCCACTCAGCACTTACGTAGTTACAGAACACCATTGTCATCGAGAGCAACATCCCGAGCACAATCGGTGTTTTACGGGCGATGTTCAATGAGCCCGTGCGACGCATCAGCCAGTCGGAAATCACCCCACCTAACACGCCCCCCACAAAACCGCACACCGCCGGGATAGAAGCAACAAAGCCAGCTTTCAGGATCGACATCCCGCGCGCCTGCACCAGGTAGACCGGGAACCAGGTAATAAAGAAATAGGTTAAGGCGTTAATACAGTATTGGCCCAGATAGATGCCAATCATCATGCGTGAACCCACGAGTTGCCTGATCTGCGCCCATTTCTGGCCGAACGGCACTTTTGCTTTGGTCGATTTCTGATCCATGTTGATCAGCGCTCCACCTTCAGCAATATACTCCAGCTCTTTTTTGTTCACGCCTGGATGTTGGTTCGGTTCGTGGATCACTTTCAGCCAGATAAAACTGATAACGATCCCAAGCCCGCCCATAAAGAAGAAGACATGTGACCAGCCCACTTCATGCGTCAGCCAGCCCATAATGGGTGCGAAGATAACCGTGGCAAAGTACTGTGCAGAGTTAAAAATTGCGACTGCCGTTCCTCTCTCCTGCGCCGGGAACCAGGCGGCAACAATGCGACTATTACCCGGGAAAGAAGGTGCTTCAGCTAACCCCACCAGGAAGCGCAAGGTAAAGAGCGCAATGATGATGCCAAACCCGCTGAAGATATCGACGACCCCCTGTAACAGGGTAAACATCGACCAGATAAAGATGGACCAGAAATAGACGCGTTTGGAGCCGAAGCGGTCAAGCAGCCAGCCGCCGGGAATTTGGCCAATAACATAGGCCCATGAAAATGCGGAGAAAACGTAACCCATGCCAACCGCATCAAGCCCGATATCTTTTGCCATTTCTGAACCGGCAATCGACAGCGTGGCGCGGTCACCATAGTTAAAGGATGTGACGATAAACAACATCACCACTATCCAGTAGCGAGCATTGGTACGCTTTTCAGCGCTACTCGCCGCGTGGCTTAATGTACTCATTGTTGCACTCCTGAATCATAGCTTTCGCCTGGTCCATTCTGTACAGCACCTGTAGGGTAATCAGAATGTGAGGTTAGTGTTTGGCAGTTTTGGTACGGCGTAGTGCCGTTTTATAGTGAAACACTGCCTTTTTTGGTAACTGACGGAAAAAGTATATGAAGGAGTGACTCTTTCGCTCACCGTGCATGAACACAACATTAAAAGAAGTGAGAGAGGTTGTTTGGGGCAAAAGCCCAAAGGAATGGGGGGGACTTCACGGAAATGATGATTTTGAGAGATCTGTCTCACCGGGTGGCAGGCGACGCCATACCCGGCCGACAAAGCCCGTAAGCTCGCGCAAGCGAAGCACCGCCGGGCATTATGTTATTTCAGCAGTGTTGCCCAGTGCTCAACCCAGGGATTGGATTCGCTTTCAGGCTCGGGATGCTCGCCCGCATCGATAAGCAGCATGTCGCCTACGCGCTGCGCGCTTTGCTCCTGAAGGAGTGCATCGAACTGCTTCCCACCGCCGCAGAAGTTGGCGTATGAACTGTCACCCAAAGCAATAATGCCGTAGTGAACATCAGGCTGATAGCCGAGCTGATCTTTGATGCCCTGGAAAAGAGGCACAATGCTGTCCGGCAGATCACCCTGGCCTGTCGTCGAGGTCACGACCAGGATGTATTTATCTTTGTACTTTTCCCAATCTGTCAGTTCCGGGTCCTCGTAAACCGTGGCTTTATGGCCCTGGCTGGCGAGAATGGTTTCGGCTTCTTCCGCTACCAGCAGTGAGTTACCGTACATTGTGCCGACAAAAATTCCGACTTCAGCCATGCTTTGCTCCCTTCCTTTTTGCTATTGCTGTTCATCCTGGACGTTGCCTGACACAAACTCAACCCTTTCATTTTCGGGGAGTTGTCCCAGCCAGCCAAACTGTGACAGCGCCTGCATCCAGACCTCATCCAACCCCGCCCGAATCGTCAGGGGCTCTCCGGTGAAAGGGTGCGTCAGGCTGAGCTGGCTTGCATGCAACATCAGGCGATTGCAGCCAAAATGTTCCGCTGCGCTACGGTTCTGGCGTAAATCACCGTGCTTGCTGTCACCAATAATCGGGTGGCGAAGATGCGCAAGATGGCGTCGCAGCTGGTGTTTGCGCCCGGTTTTCGGCTCCAGCTCAACCAGGCCGTAACGTGTGGTTGGGAATTTACTGGTTGCAACGGGCATCTCTGTGGTTGCCAGACCACGATAATCCGTTACTGCAGGCTGCGGACCTTTATCATCGCGGGCAAATTTATCGGCGATTTTATCCAGCTCTTCAACCAGCGGGTAATCAAGTGTTGCGGCATCCATTAGCCAGCCACGCACAATGGCATGATAGCGTTTTTGGATCTGATGCTGTTCAAACTGTTGGGACAATAAACGCCCCGCTTCGCTTGATAACCCCATAAGGAGCACGCCGGACGTTGGCCTGTCCAGACGGTGGACGGTAAACACATGCTGGCCTATCTGGTCACGCACGGTTTGCATCACAACCACTTTTTCATCGCGATCCAGCCAGCTACGATGTACCAGCCAGCCCGAGGGTTTATTGACCGCAACCAACCACTCATCCTGGTAAAGAATTTCCAGCGTCATGCATTATCACCGGAAACAAGCGTATCCAGACGTTGTAACTCAACCAGGATCACTTCACGGGCAGGATGTGCAGCATCTACTGCCATTTCGTAGTAGGGTGCGATAGCAAAATTCTGGGGAAGTGGATGATGCCCATCAAGCAGGGCGTGCATACGTGGGATCAACACCCACTGTAACCACTCAAAAGGTTCCATGGCGTCCAGGCAGAAAGGCTGTGTACTGGCGAACGCCTCTGGCTGCGGTGAACTCTCTTGCCACACCTGATGCTGGCGCAATACTGCTTCGATGGCGTGCAACTGGGCACGTACGCTATCGTGATGCGTCATGAAAAACCTCGACCGAAAAACACAATGGCGCGCAGCATAACATTGCAGAACGGGAAATAAAAAAAGGGAGCACTGTAAAAACAGTGCTCCCGGTTCGTTTCGCAGCATTCCAGCTACAATTCGTGCTCCCTGCTCATCCATGACAACTTTTCCTGAAGCCCGAGGGCCTGGTCATCCTTAAACCGCTGCATCCTGCTCACATCATCCTGATGTGAATGTTTCATCCCGAAACGTCCTGGCCTTCCTGACCCACCAATCATCCTGACCGGCTCCCATTCTCCTTCCTGGAGGTGTCCCTTACGCGTCCTGCGTTATCCTTTTGCTTCATCCTGAAGCCTTCCTGTCGCGCCATCCCGACGTGTCCTGAGTGAGAAACGCCATCATCCTGATGTTCGTTTCTCGTGCCGGCTTCCTGTCGACAGAGATAGAATCCGCTATTCCGCTTCGTCTTACAACCCACTCCGTAAGCCATGTAAGCGTCTTATTACCACTTCAGGCGGCCAAAAAAAATATAACCAACTGAAAAATAAAAGGATAGAAATATTAATGTGATAAGACGAAGCTTACTAATGCGGCGATCTCTCACAAACCTTGTAAGAGATCTCTCACACGCTTAGTAGCACGATGGATTACAGAAGAGGCTCAAGCCGGGTGAGGAAATCCGCAAGTGAAGGGGCAAGAACATCACGATTGCGGGTTCCGATGGTCTCTTTGATCACTTCACCAGACAGGTTGCAGACGGAAATCACATCCAGTTCACTGTCGAGCGTTGCAATAAAAAGTGTCGGAGATAGTTTAAGACGCTTTTGCGTGACCAGGTGTCCAATCAGATTTTCCTGAACACGCTGCAAATCATCTTCACTCCAGGTTTGCAGCAATGTCAGGGCAGTGCCAGCAAACTGGGCAACCATATCCCCTGCAAACTGAGTGGTATAAAACGCATGAAGGGCTGGTTTTACCACAAGGTCCATTGCGCGTTCAACCGCATTTACATTTTGCTCACCGGTAAAAGGCCGGGGTTGCCAGATCACGCTATCATCCACAGAAGAGATAACACACGGTGAAGGAACACCATATAAGTCAGTGCTTTGCGGCCATGTTCCCTTTGCCTCGTGCCATGCATCGCAGTAGCGTGTTGTGAATGCAGTTAGCGCATTTGCCGTTTCAATATCCACCGATTTCTCTCTTCTCGTAAGACAGGATAAACTCAGCCCCTAAGTGTACCTGTAAAGTGGCAATGAAACATGTCTTACGAAAATCATCAGGCGTTAACGGGCTTAACGCTGGGCAAATCGACTGACTACCGCGACACCTATGATGCAACGTTGCTGCAAGGTGTCCCACGTAGCTTAAACCGCGATCCATTAGGACTGCATGCGGATGCACTCCCTTTTGTTGGCGGCGATATCTGGACGCTGTATGAACTCTCCTGGCTTAACGCCCGTGGCCTGCCACAAGTTGCCGTAGGCCATGTTGAACTGGATTATGCCAGTAGCAATCTGGTGGAATCGAAAAGCTTCAAGCTCTATCTCAACAGTTTTAACCAGACAAAATTCAGCAGTTGGGATGATGTCCAGCGCACCCTGGAACGGGATTTAAGCGCCTGCGCGCAAGGAGACGTGACGGTTTCACTTTATCGTCTGGATGAACTGGAAGGCCAGCCAATTGCCCACTTCCATGGAACCTGTATCGACGATCAAGAGATTGAAATCGAGAGTTATGAATTCAGTGCTGACTATCTCGAAAATGCAACCCGCAGCAACGTGGTGGAAGAGACGCTGGTCAGCCATTTGTTGAAATCCAACTGCCTGATCACGCATCAGCCTGACTGGGGTTCCGTTCAAATCCAGTACCGTGGACCGAAAATCGACCGCGAAAAACTGCTGCGGTATCTGGTGTCGTTCCGTCACCATAACGAGTTCCACGAACAGTGCGTGGAGCGCATCTTCAACGATATTCAACGTTTTTGTCAGCCAGAGAAGCTAAGCGTATATGCACGCTATACCCGTCGTGGTGGGCTGGATATCAACCCATGGCGCACCAACACCGATTTTGTTCCGGCAACCGGTCGTTTGGTTCGTCAGTAACATTTATTTTGAAAATATGCGCGGTTCATTCCGCGCTTTGGGTTGTGAAACGTCATAAGCCAGGGCTATTGTAATCAACAGGGAAAGACGATAATCGTCCCGTAAGGAGCTCACTTGATTACACATATTAGCCCGCTTGGCTCAATGGATATGTTGTCGCAGCTGGAAGTGGACATGCTTAAACGCACGGCCAGTAGCGACCTTTATCAACTGTTTCGTAACTGTTCACTTGCCGTACTGAACTCCGGAAGTCTGACCGATAACAGCAAAGAGCTGCTGTCACGCTTCGAAAGCTTTGATATCAACGTGCTGCGCCGCGAGCGTGGCGTAAAACTGGAAGTGATTAACCCGCCGGAAGACGCCTTTGTCGACGGACGAATTATTCGCTCACTCCAGGCCAATCTGTTTGCCGTACTACGCGATATCCTGTTTGTTAACGGACAGATCCACAACGCAGGCCGCTTCCAGCATCTCGACCTGGAAAGCTCCGTTCATATTACCAACCTGGTGTTCTCTATTCTGCGAAACGCCCGCGCGCTGCATGTCGGTGAAGCGCCAAATATGGTGGTGTGCTGGGGTGGCCATTCGATTAATGAGACCGAATATCTCTACGCCCGCCGGGTGGGGACACAGTTGGGTCTGCGCGAATTAAATATCTGTACAGGGTGTGGCCCTGGCGCAATGGAAGCCCCGATGAAAGGGGCGGCAGTGGGTCATGCTCAACAACGCTATAAAGAAGGGCGTTTTATCGGCATGACTGAGCCGTCCATTATTGCGGCTGAGCCACCTAACCCATTAGTTAACGAGCTGATCATCATGCCGGATATCGAAAAGCGGCTTGAGGCTTTCGTCCGTATCGCTCATGGGATCATCATCTTCCCTGGTGGTGTAGGTACAGCGGAAGAGCTGCTTTACCTGCTCGGTATTCTGATGAACCCGGCCAACAAAGATCAGGTTCTGCCATTGATCCTGACAGGGCCGAAAGAGAGCGCCGATTACTTCCGCGTGCTGGATGAATTTATTGTTCATACGCTAGGCGCAGAGGCTCGTCGTCACTATCGCATTATCATTGATGATGCGGCGGAAGTGGCACGCCAGATGAAAAAAGCGATGCCGTTGGTGAAAGAGAATCGCCGTGATACCGGCGATGCCTACAGCTTCAACTGGTCAATTCGTATTGCTCCAGATCTGCAAGTTCCGTTCGAGCCTTCGCACGAGAATATGGCAAACCTGAAGCTTTACCCGGATCAACCGGTTGAGGTTCTGGCTGCCGACCTGCGCCGAGCCTTCTCTGGTATCGTCGCGGGTAACGTGAAAGAGATGGGTATTCGTGCCATTGAACAGTTTGGCCCGTATAAAATTCATGGCGACCGGGAGATGATGCGTCGTATGGATGACATGCTGCAGGGTTTTGTTGCCCAGCACCGCATGAAGTTACCGGGCTCTGCTTACATCCCTTGTTACGAGATTTGCACGTAACACTCCTGCACTTCTCATCAGGCCGGATATCGCGCAATCGCTATCCGGCTTTTTTTATTCTCTCCTCATACCCCAGGTAACAAATA
This sequence is a window from Enterobacter sp. RHBSTW-00994. Protein-coding genes within it:
- the queF gene encoding NADPH-dependent 7-cyano-7-deazaguanine reductase QueF (Catalyzes the NADPH-dependent reduction of 7-cyano-7-deazaguanine (preQ0) to 7-aminomethyl-7-deazaguanine (preQ1) in queuosine biosynthesis) — its product is MSYENHQALTGLTLGKSTDYRDTYDATLLQGVPRSLNRDPLGLHADALPFVGGDIWTLYELSWLNARGLPQVAVGHVELDYASSNLVESKSFKLYLNSFNQTKFSSWDDVQRTLERDLSACAQGDVTVSLYRLDELEGQPIAHFHGTCIDDQEIEIESYEFSADYLENATRSNVVEETLVSHLLKSNCLITHQPDWGSVQIQYRGPKIDREKLLRYLVSFRHHNEFHEQCVERIFNDIQRFCQPEKLSVYARYTRRGGLDINPWRTNTDFVPATGRLVRQ
- a CDS encoding flavodoxin, with the translated sequence MAEVGIFVGTMYGNSLLVAEEAETILASQGHKATVYEDPELTDWEKYKDKYILVVTSTTGQGDLPDSIVPLFQGIKDQLGYQPDVHYGIIALGDSSYANFCGGGKQFDALLQEQSAQRVGDMLLIDAGEHPEPESESNPWVEHWATLLK
- a CDS encoding glycerate kinase: MKIVIAPDSYKESLSALEVATAIEQGFREVFPSADYVKLPVADGGEGTVEAMVAATHGRIIHVPVTGPLGERVDGFYGLSGDEQSAFIEMAAASGLELVPPSQRNPLKTTSWGTGELIRHALDAGVKHIIIGIGGSATNDGGAGMVQALGAKLLDAKEQAIGQGGEVLENLAHIDLSGLDKRLTACRIEVACDVTNPLVGKEGASAVFGPQKGATPEMIESLDNGLAHYARIIARDLDIDVLNLAGGGAAGGMGAALYAFCGAQLRQGIEIVTDALHLDEQVVDADLVITGEGRIDSQTIHGKVPVGVAKIAKRYNKPVIGIAGSLTADVGIVHDHGIDAVFSVIYSICSLEDALDNAQQNVQMAARNIAAVLKIGLGS
- the ppnN gene encoding nucleotide 5'-monophosphate nucleosidase PpnN, encoding MITHISPLGSMDMLSQLEVDMLKRTASSDLYQLFRNCSLAVLNSGSLTDNSKELLSRFESFDINVLRRERGVKLEVINPPEDAFVDGRIIRSLQANLFAVLRDILFVNGQIHNAGRFQHLDLESSVHITNLVFSILRNARALHVGEAPNMVVCWGGHSINETEYLYARRVGTQLGLRELNICTGCGPGAMEAPMKGAAVGHAQQRYKEGRFIGMTEPSIIAAEPPNPLVNELIIMPDIEKRLEAFVRIAHGIIIFPGGVGTAEELLYLLGILMNPANKDQVLPLILTGPKESADYFRVLDEFIVHTLGAEARRHYRIIIDDAAEVARQMKKAMPLVKENRRDTGDAYSFNWSIRIAPDLQVPFEPSHENMANLKLYPDQPVEVLAADLRRAFSGIVAGNVKEMGIRAIEQFGPYKIHGDREMMRRMDDMLQGFVAQHRMKLPGSAYIPCYEICT
- a CDS encoding YqcC family protein, with product MTHHDSVRAQLHAIEAVLRQHQVWQESSPQPEAFASTQPFCLDAMEPFEWLQWVLIPRMHALLDGHHPLPQNFAIAPYYEMAVDAAHPAREVILVELQRLDTLVSGDNA
- the syd gene encoding SecY-interacting protein, producing the protein MDIETANALTAFTTRYCDAWHEAKGTWPQSTDLYGVPSPCVISSVDDSVIWQPRPFTGEQNVNAVERAMDLVVKPALHAFYTTQFAGDMVAQFAGTALTLLQTWSEDDLQRVQENLIGHLVTQKRLKLSPTLFIATLDSELDVISVCNLSGEVIKETIGTRNRDVLAPSLADFLTRLEPLL
- the truC gene encoding tRNA pseudouridine(65) synthase TruC; this encodes MTLEILYQDEWLVAVNKPSGWLVHRSWLDRDEKVVVMQTVRDQIGQHVFTVHRLDRPTSGVLLMGLSSEAGRLLSQQFEQHQIQKRYHAIVRGWLMDAATLDYPLVEELDKIADKFARDDKGPQPAVTDYRGLATTEMPVATSKFPTTRYGLVELEPKTGRKHQLRRHLAHLRHPIIGDSKHGDLRQNRSAAEHFGCNRLMLHASQLSLTHPFTGEPLTIRAGLDEVWMQALSQFGWLGQLPENERVEFVSGNVQDEQQ
- a CDS encoding enolase C-terminal domain-like protein, giving the protein MTTQSSPVIVEMQVIPVAGQDSMLLNIGGAHNAWFTRNIVVLTDNAGNTGVGEAPGGEVIYQTLVDAIPLVVGQEVARLNKVVQRVHKGNQSADFDTFGKGAWTFELRVNAVAALEAALLDLLGKALNVPVCELLGPGKQRDAVTVLGYLFYLGDRNKTDLPYLERSPGHHEWYQLRHQEALSSEAVVRLAEAAQDRYGFKDFKLKGGVLPGEQEIESARALKKRFPDARITVDPNGAWLLDEAIALCKGLGDVLTYAEDPCGAEQGFSGREVMAEFRRATGLPVATNMIATNWREMGHAVMLNAVDIPLADPHFWTLSGAVRVAQLCDDWGLTWGCHSNNHFDISLAMFTHVGAAAPGTPTAIDTHWIWQEGEARLTKNPLEIKNGKIAVPDAPGLGVELDWDQVHKAHEAYKKLPGGARNDAGPMQYLIPGWTFDRKRPVFGRH
- a CDS encoding MFS transporter; the protein is MSTLSHAASSAEKRTNARYWIVVMLFIVTSFNYGDRATLSIAGSEMAKDIGLDAVGMGYVFSAFSWAYVIGQIPGGWLLDRFGSKRVYFWSIFIWSMFTLLQGVVDIFSGFGIIIALFTLRFLVGLAEAPSFPGNSRIVAAWFPAQERGTAVAIFNSAQYFATVIFAPIMGWLTHEVGWSHVFFFMGGLGIVISFIWLKVIHEPNQHPGVNKKELEYIAEGGALINMDQKSTKAKVPFGQKWAQIRQLVGSRMMIGIYLGQYCINALTYFFITWFPVYLVQARGMSILKAGFVASIPAVCGFVGGVLGGVISDWLMRRTGSLNIARKTPIVLGMLLSMTMVFCNYVSAEWMIIGFMAMAFFGKGIGALGWAVMADTAPKEISGLSGGLFNMFGNISGIVTPIAIGYIVGTTGSFNGALIYVGVHALVAVLSYLVLVGDIKRIELKPVMER
- the gudD gene encoding glucarate dehydratase, translating into MNTFSTPVVTSMQIIPVAGYDSMLMNLSGAHAPFFTRNIVIIKDNSGHTGVGEIPGGEKIRNTLEEAIPFVVGKTLGEYKNILNSVRSNFADRDAGGRGLQTFDLRTTIHVVTGIEAAMLDLLGQHLGVNVASLLGEGQQRSEVEMLGYLFFVGNRKLTPLSYQSQPDEQCDWYRLRHEEAMTPDAVVRLAEAAYEKYGFNDFKLKGGVLAGAEEAEAISALAKRFPQARVTLDPNGAWSLDEAIKIGKQLKGVLAYAEDPCGAEQGFSGREVMAEFRRATGLPTATNMIATDWRQMGHTLSLQSVDIPLADPHFWTMQGSVRVAQMCHEFGLTWGSHSNNHFDISLAMFTHVAAAAPGNITAIDTHWIWQEGNQRLTKQPFEIKGGMVQVPAAPGLGVELDMDQVMKAHELYQKHGLGARDDAMAMQYLIPNWTFNNKRPCMVR